In Streptomyces nodosus, one DNA window encodes the following:
- a CDS encoding HAMP domain-containing sensor histidine kinase encodes MSDGPAPRRSPGEPWGGVRPFAIKTKLGALVVISVLITTGLLMIAVRTRTELRFITVFSMIATLLITQFVAQSLTAPLDEMNTVARSISHGDYTRRVRENRRDELGDLAHTINLMADELEAQDRQRKELVANVSHELRTPIAGLQAVLENIVDGISAADPETMRTALKQTERLGRLVETLLDLSRLDNGVVPLKKRRFEVWPYLSGVLKEAQMVSSARAGIASRSGGHTRTDVHLHLDVSPPELSTHADPERIHQVVANLIDNAVKHSPPHGRVTVKARRGPSPQSLELEVLDEGPGIPQSEWHRVFERFNRGAVSAPHGPGSDGGTGLGLAIARWAVDLHGGRIRVAESARGCRIQVTLPGEPSSPS; translated from the coding sequence ATGAGCGACGGGCCGGCACCACGCAGGAGCCCCGGGGAGCCCTGGGGCGGTGTGCGCCCGTTCGCGATCAAGACCAAGCTCGGTGCGCTGGTCGTCATCTCGGTACTGATCACCACGGGTCTGCTGATGATCGCGGTGCGGACCCGGACCGAGCTGCGTTTCATCACGGTGTTCTCGATGATCGCCACCCTGCTGATCACGCAGTTCGTGGCCCAGTCGCTCACCGCCCCGCTGGACGAGATGAACACGGTGGCCCGCTCCATCTCGCACGGCGACTACACCCGCCGGGTCCGCGAGAACCGCCGGGACGAGCTGGGGGACCTGGCCCACACCATCAATCTGATGGCCGACGAGCTGGAGGCCCAGGACCGCCAGCGCAAGGAGCTCGTGGCGAATGTCTCGCACGAGCTGCGCACCCCCATCGCGGGTCTGCAGGCGGTGCTGGAGAACATCGTGGACGGCATCTCCGCCGCCGATCCCGAGACGATGCGCACGGCGCTGAAGCAGACGGAGCGGCTGGGGCGCCTGGTGGAGACCCTGCTGGACCTCTCCCGGCTGGACAACGGTGTGGTGCCGCTGAAGAAGCGCCGCTTCGAGGTGTGGCCCTATCTCTCGGGCGTGCTCAAGGAGGCCCAGATGGTGTCCTCGGCACGCGCGGGCATCGCCTCCCGCTCCGGCGGTCACACTCGTACGGACGTCCATCTGCACCTCGACGTCTCCCCGCCGGAGCTGAGCACCCACGCCGACCCCGAGCGCATCCACCAGGTCGTCGCCAATCTGATCGACAACGCGGTCAAGCACAGCCCGCCGCACGGCCGGGTGACGGTGAAGGCCCGGCGCGGTCCCTCCCCGCAGTCCCTGGAGCTGGAGGTGCTGGACGAGGGTCCTGGCATCCCGCAGTCGGAGTGGCACCGGGTGTTCGAGCGCTTCAACCGCGGCGCCGTCAGCGCTCCGCACGGTCCGGGCAGCGACGGCGGCACGGGCCTGGGCCTGGCGATCGCCCGCTGGGCGGTGGATCTGCACGGCGGCCGGATCCGGGTGGCCGAATCCGCACGCGGCTGCCGGATACAGGTCACCCTTCCAGGGGAGCCGTCTTCACCAAGTTGA
- a CDS encoding response regulator transcription factor has protein sequence MEQTHTSHNGTTTTPGAQPRVLVVEDDPTIVDAIAVRLRAEGFLVQTAGDGPSAVDTAEAWQPDLLILDIMLPGFDGLEVCRRVQAQRPVPVLMLTARDDETDMLVGLGVGADDYMTKPFSMRELAARVHVLLRRMERAALAATTPRSGSLRLGELEIDHAQRRVRVRGEDVHLTPTEFDLLVCLASTPRAVLSREQLLAEVWDWADASGTRTVDSHIKALRRKIGAERIRTVHGVGYALETPTP, from the coding sequence ATGGAGCAGACACACACCTCGCACAACGGCACGACGACGACCCCGGGCGCTCAACCGCGGGTCCTGGTGGTCGAGGACGACCCGACGATCGTCGACGCCATCGCCGTGCGCCTGCGCGCCGAGGGATTCCTCGTGCAAACGGCCGGCGACGGCCCGTCGGCGGTCGACACCGCCGAGGCCTGGCAGCCCGACCTGCTGATCCTCGACATCATGCTGCCGGGCTTCGACGGCCTGGAGGTCTGTCGCCGGGTGCAGGCGCAGCGCCCGGTGCCGGTGCTGATGCTCACCGCGCGCGACGACGAGACGGACATGCTGGTCGGGCTCGGCGTGGGCGCCGACGACTACATGACCAAGCCGTTCTCGATGCGCGAGCTGGCGGCACGGGTGCATGTGCTGCTGCGCCGGATGGAGCGCGCCGCGCTGGCCGCCACCACGCCGCGCAGCGGCAGCCTGCGCCTCGGCGAACTCGAGATCGACCACGCCCAGCGCCGGGTCCGGGTGCGCGGCGAGGACGTCCACCTCACCCCCACCGAGTTCGATCTGCTGGTGTGCCTGGCGAGCACCCCGCGCGCGGTGCTCTCCCGTGAGCAGCTGCTCGCGGAGGTGTGGGACTGGGCGGACGCCTCCGGCACCCGCACCGTGGACAGCCATATCAAGGCCCTGCGGCGGAAGATCGGCGCGGAGCGCATCCGGACCGTGCACGGCGTCGGCTACGCCCTGGAGACACCGACGCCATGA
- a CDS encoding spermidine synthase family protein, producing the protein MPHPYDTYDAPEVLDRREGPHGEVVLRRHGELLQIIANGCFLMDTSDGRSERLLVDAALNALDGRPEPGLLIGGLGVGFSLAHAAADSRWGGITVVEREHAIVDWHLRGPLSALSATALADPRTRVLETDLVTYLHETSDTYDALCLDIDNGPDWTVTDDNGGLYSMAGLADCARVLRPGGVLAVWSAQPSPEFERTLRNAGFRQVRTEEVPVARGVPDVVHLAVRPG; encoded by the coding sequence ATGCCTCATCCGTACGACACCTATGACGCCCCCGAGGTCCTGGACCGTCGCGAGGGCCCGCACGGCGAGGTGGTGCTGCGGCGCCACGGTGAACTGCTCCAGATCATCGCCAACGGCTGTTTTCTGATGGACACCTCCGACGGGCGCTCGGAGCGGCTGCTCGTCGACGCCGCGCTGAACGCCCTGGACGGGCGGCCGGAGCCGGGCCTGCTGATCGGCGGACTCGGGGTCGGCTTCTCGCTCGCCCACGCGGCGGCGGACTCCCGCTGGGGAGGGATCACCGTGGTGGAGCGCGAGCACGCCATCGTCGACTGGCATCTGCGGGGCCCCCTGTCCGCGCTGTCCGCGACGGCGCTCGCCGACCCCCGCACCCGCGTCCTGGAGACCGATCTCGTCACCTACTTGCATGAGACATCGGACACGTACGACGCGCTGTGCCTCGACATCGACAACGGGCCCGACTGGACGGTCACGGACGACAACGGCGGCCTGTACTCGATGGCCGGACTGGCCGACTGCGCAAGGGTGTTGAGACCAGGAGGGGTACTGGCGGTATGGTCGGCACAGCCCTCTCCGGAATTTGAAAGAACCCTACGGAATGCCGGGTTCCGACAGGTGCGTACCGAAGAGGTTCCGGTTGCCCGGGGCGTTCCCGACGTCGTCCACCTCGCGGTCAGACCTGGATAG
- a CDS encoding rhomboid-like protein: MKRTVPETGPGRTSPETGPTVLEGMPRQRTVPPPAAPFVPPPARRAVPRPWLLLPTPGGAPFTFGYAAALVMTSLVARYADPALMGTLYQASSTDVAHLLQAPVPVLIASALWVAGGVLSPYSLVFLLVLTALERRTGGPRTAAVFLVGHVCATLATEIPVGLAVLAGLLPDSSLHRLDYGISFGVATSLGALAGLLRPWPGRLLLIAFGGVLLQDLLTLTDPLSDWGHLFSLAIGIALWPRVRRWDRTDPRP; encoded by the coding sequence GTGAAACGTACGGTCCCGGAGACCGGCCCCGGGCGCACGTCCCCCGAGACGGGGCCGACGGTCCTGGAGGGCATGCCGCGCCAGCGCACGGTGCCGCCGCCCGCCGCTCCCTTTGTGCCCCCGCCCGCGCGCAGGGCGGTGCCGCGTCCGTGGCTGCTCCTGCCGACGCCCGGGGGCGCCCCCTTCACCTTCGGGTACGCCGCCGCCCTCGTCATGACCTCGCTGGTCGCCCGATACGCCGACCCGGCGCTGATGGGGACCCTCTACCAGGCGTCCAGCACCGATGTCGCCCATCTGCTCCAGGCCCCGGTACCGGTTCTGATCGCCAGCGCGCTCTGGGTGGCGGGCGGGGTGCTCTCGCCCTACTCGCTGGTCTTCCTGCTGGTGCTGACGGCGCTGGAGCGGCGGACGGGCGGTCCGCGCACCGCCGCCGTCTTTCTGGTCGGCCATGTGTGCGCGACCCTGGCCACCGAGATCCCCGTGGGGCTCGCGGTCCTGGCGGGCCTGCTCCCGGACAGCTCCCTGCACCGCCTCGACTACGGCATCAGCTTCGGGGTCGCGACGAGCCTGGGCGCACTGGCGGGCCTGCTGCGGCCATGGCCGGGCCGGCTGCTGCTGATCGCGTTCGGGGGCGTACTGCTCCAGGACCTGCTCACTCTCACGGACCCCCTGAGCGACTGGGGTCATCTGTTCTCCCTGGCGATCGGGATCGCGCTGTGGCCCCGGGTGCGGCGCTGGGACCGGACGGATCCGCGTCCTTGA